From the Sinorhizobium garamanticum genome, one window contains:
- a CDS encoding response regulator: protein MEHIDHILIVDDDREIRELVSAYLKKNGLRVTAVADGRQMRTFLESNTVDLIILDLMMPGDDGLVLSRELRVGRHKATPIVMLTARSDEMDRIIGLEMGADDYLAKPFSARELLARIKAVLRRARMLPPNLQISEAGQLLRFGRWKLDTTARHLVDSDGTVIALSGAEYRLLRVFIDHPQRVLNRDQLLNLTQGREAELFDRSIDLLVSRVRQRLGDDAREPTYIKTVRSEGYVFSMPVEIVEPR, encoded by the coding sequence ATGGAGCACATTGATCACATCCTGATCGTCGATGACGATCGGGAAATCCGGGAGCTGGTATCGGCTTACCTGAAGAAGAACGGTCTACGCGTTACCGCCGTCGCCGACGGACGCCAGATGCGCACATTCCTCGAATCCAATACGGTCGATCTGATCATTCTCGACCTCATGATGCCGGGAGACGACGGCCTCGTATTGAGCCGCGAGCTGCGTGTCGGCAGACACAAGGCGACACCCATCGTCATGCTGACCGCCCGCTCCGATGAGATGGATCGCATCATCGGGCTTGAAATGGGCGCGGACGACTACCTCGCCAAGCCGTTTTCGGCGCGCGAGCTGCTGGCTCGCATCAAGGCGGTCCTGCGGCGCGCGCGCATGCTGCCTCCGAATCTGCAGATCTCGGAGGCCGGGCAACTGCTGCGTTTCGGCAGATGGAAGCTGGACACGACGGCGAGACATCTAGTCGACTCCGACGGAACGGTCATTGCACTCAGCGGAGCTGAATACCGCCTTCTGCGCGTTTTCATCGATCACCCACAACGCGTCCTAAACCGTGATCAGCTGCTCAACCTCACCCAGGGACGCGAGGCCGAACTCTTCGACCGCTCCATCGATCTCCTTGTCAGCCGGGTTCGCCAGCGCCTCGGCGACGATGCCCGGGAACCGACCTACATCAAGACCGTGCGCAGCGAGGGCTATGTTTTTTCGATGCCGGTCGAAATAGTGGAGCCGCGCTGA
- a CDS encoding epoxide hydrolase family protein — translation MTTQKPVNAFTLSRRALLLNGAAAASLAALFRPAMAVASPPFAADAIRPFRVDVPEAELVDLRHRLAATRWPDPETVSDRSQGVQLERFQGLVRHWETDYDWRKAEAKLNALPQFQTNIDGLDIHFIHVRSRHADALPLIMTHGWPGSIFELLKIVGPLTDPTAHGGTAEDAFHLVLPSIPGFGFSEKPKGTGWNPGRIARAWDVLMKRLGYGRYVSQGGDWGAIISDAMGRQAPPGLLGIHVNRIERSTTLPPEVAKALKSGDPAPANLTAEERAVFGEAREFLNKGFGYAAIMGTRPQTVGYGLADSPAGLAAWFYDKIADWVFTRGEPERSVTRDEILDNITLYWLTNTGPSSSRIYWENAAGNNRLAAISIPAAVTIFPGEVYRPPKSWAARAYHNLIYYNRVDKGGHFAAWEEPDLFSAELRAAFRPLRRYY, via the coding sequence TTGACAACACAGAAACCGGTCAACGCTTTTACTCTTTCCCGTCGGGCCTTGCTCCTGAACGGAGCGGCTGCGGCAAGTCTTGCAGCACTGTTCCGTCCCGCGATGGCTGTTGCCTCCCCGCCTTTCGCGGCAGACGCCATCCGCCCCTTCCGGGTCGATGTGCCGGAAGCAGAACTCGTCGATCTTCGCCACCGACTTGCGGCGACACGTTGGCCCGACCCCGAAACGGTCAGCGACCGGTCCCAGGGCGTGCAACTCGAGAGGTTTCAGGGGCTCGTGCGCCACTGGGAGACCGACTACGACTGGCGCAAGGCAGAGGCGAAACTCAATGCCTTGCCCCAGTTCCAGACGAATATCGACGGCTTGGACATTCATTTCATCCACGTTCGCTCCCGTCATGCCGATGCATTGCCGCTCATCATGACCCACGGCTGGCCAGGTTCGATTTTCGAGTTGCTGAAAATCGTCGGTCCGCTGACGGATCCGACCGCGCACGGGGGGACCGCGGAAGACGCCTTTCATCTCGTGCTTCCGTCCATTCCCGGCTTCGGCTTTTCGGAGAAACCCAAGGGCACCGGCTGGAACCCGGGCCGCATCGCCCGCGCCTGGGACGTCCTCATGAAGCGCCTTGGATACGGCCGCTACGTTTCACAGGGCGGCGATTGGGGCGCCATCATTTCCGATGCCATGGGACGCCAAGCGCCCCCGGGTCTGCTCGGCATCCACGTCAACAGGATCGAGCGCTCCACCACGCTCCCGCCGGAAGTTGCGAAGGCTCTGAAAAGCGGCGATCCCGCGCCGGCTAACCTGACCGCCGAGGAACGGGCGGTGTTTGGTGAGGCCAGGGAGTTCCTCAACAAGGGATTCGGATACGCCGCGATCATGGGGACGCGTCCGCAAACCGTCGGATACGGCCTCGCCGACTCGCCCGCCGGACTGGCGGCATGGTTCTACGACAAGATCGCTGATTGGGTGTTCACCCGCGGCGAACCGGAACGGTCGGTCACCCGTGATGAGATCCTCGACAACATCACGCTTTACTGGCTGACGAATACGGGGCCCTCAAGCTCCCGGATCTACTGGGAGAACGCTGCCGGCAACAATAGGCTGGCCGCCATTTCGATCCCAGCGGCCGTGACGATTTTCCCGGGCGAAGTCTACAGGCCGCCGAAGAGCTGGGCGGCACGGGCGTATCACAATCTGATTTACTACAATCGAGTGGACAAGGGCGGGCACTTCGCCGCGTGGGAGGAGCCGGATCTATTCAGTGCAGAACTGCGCGCCGCTTTCCGTCCTTTGCGTCGGTACTATTGA
- a CDS encoding cupin domain-containing protein: protein MKTTRIMAAALLIVGGGWTLNVAEAQQPGIHRTDLLKDDLGTPGREVVQVRVDFEPGAISIKHSHPGEEVAYVLEGSLEYQLEGRAPVTLHAGEALFIPDGVAHVAKNVGSSKASELATYIVNKGKPLVVPVK from the coding sequence ATGAAAACCACTCGGATCATGGCGGCTGCCTTGCTGATCGTTGGCGGCGGATGGACGCTCAACGTTGCTGAGGCGCAGCAGCCGGGAATTCACCGCACCGACCTACTCAAGGACGATCTTGGCACTCCCGGACGCGAGGTGGTGCAGGTGCGTGTCGACTTCGAGCCAGGGGCCATCTCGATCAAGCATTCCCATCCGGGCGAAGAGGTCGCCTACGTCCTCGAAGGCTCGCTCGAGTACCAGCTCGAAGGGAGAGCGCCCGTGACGCTCCACGCCGGCGAGGCCCTGTTCATTCCGGACGGAGTGGCCCACGTGGCGAAGAATGTCGGAAGCAGCAAGGCCTCGGAGCTCGCGACCTATATCGTCAACAAGGGCAAGCCCCTCGTTGTGCCTGTCAAGTGA
- a CDS encoding NAD(P)H-binding protein, translating into MTTTSTNERPILVTGAAGDLGAIGRNVTEMLLAKGKKVRALVRKEDERAEGLRRIGAEVVQGDLTDLRSMHRAIEGVSRIYFGMSVSPAYLEATVNTAAVARHHDVEAFVNMSQMTVTQMSITETTDSPQHKLHWLAEQALAWSGLPVVTVRPTVFLEGFFLRLSAAGVKQRDELALPLGDSRTSPISAVDVAHAVSAILDDPVPHIGKVYNLTGYESADLEYYARAFSESLGRKITYRNVPLAGWIEALRGFGVPDHLASHLSVMSKLHAEGRYDRMTNDLFKLTGRTPISVHEFVKLHAAEFTQREASA; encoded by the coding sequence ATGACCACTACCTCCACGAATGAAAGGCCGATCCTGGTGACCGGAGCCGCCGGAGATCTCGGCGCCATCGGCCGGAACGTCACCGAAATGCTGCTCGCCAAGGGCAAAAAGGTGCGCGCGCTGGTCCGCAAGGAGGACGAGCGCGCCGAGGGTCTGAGGCGGATTGGTGCAGAAGTCGTGCAGGGAGACCTGACAGATCTTCGATCGATGCACCGCGCGATCGAGGGCGTGTCCCGCATCTATTTCGGCATGTCGGTTTCGCCGGCCTATCTCGAAGCGACCGTCAATACGGCCGCCGTGGCGCGGCACCATGATGTCGAGGCATTCGTGAACATGTCGCAAATGACGGTGACTCAGATGAGCATCACCGAAACCACCGACAGCCCGCAACACAAGCTGCACTGGCTTGCGGAGCAGGCATTGGCCTGGTCGGGGCTCCCTGTCGTGACAGTGCGGCCGACGGTGTTCCTCGAAGGCTTCTTCCTGCGTCTCTCCGCCGCAGGCGTTAAGCAGCGCGACGAGCTGGCGCTGCCGCTCGGTGACAGCAGGACCTCGCCGATCTCGGCCGTCGACGTGGCGCACGCCGTGTCGGCAATTCTCGACGACCCGGTGCCCCATATCGGCAAGGTCTACAACCTGACCGGTTACGAGTCGGCGGATCTCGAATATTACGCCCGGGCGTTTTCCGAGTCTTTGGGCCGCAAGATAACTTATCGCAACGTGCCGCTTGCCGGCTGGATCGAGGCTCTGCGCGGCTTCGGGGTACCGGATCACCTCGCCAGCCACCTTTCCGTGATGTCGAAGCTTCACGCGGAGGGGCGCTACGACCGCATGACGAATGACCTGTTCAAGCTCACTGGCAGGACGCCCATAAGCGTGCATGAATTCGTCAAGCTGCATGCCGCTGAATTCACCCAGCGTGAGGCTTCGGCCTGA
- a CDS encoding MarR family winged helix-turn-helix transcriptional regulator, whose amino-acid sequence MMMTTEIKTADAGVVGEVTRDCVMTRTRRISRVITGIYDQALRPHGVNASQFSLLVLIAKLGGASRAEIGRANYQDRSTLTRNLAPLLTEGLVEEMVSDAGGRSRPVIISEAGKDLLVSAVPAWRSAQVKARELLGEEGVTAIVSVANSLPPEELASL is encoded by the coding sequence ATGATGATGACCACCGAGATCAAGACGGCCGATGCAGGCGTTGTAGGCGAGGTCACGCGCGATTGCGTGATGACGCGCACGCGTCGGATATCGCGCGTCATAACCGGCATTTACGATCAGGCTCTTCGGCCGCACGGCGTCAATGCCTCGCAGTTCTCCCTGCTCGTGCTGATCGCGAAGCTGGGCGGAGCGAGCCGTGCCGAGATCGGACGGGCCAACTACCAGGATCGCTCGACGCTCACGCGCAATCTGGCGCCGCTCCTGACGGAGGGATTGGTCGAGGAGATGGTATCGGACGCGGGCGGCCGGAGCCGTCCCGTCATCATATCGGAAGCGGGCAAGGATCTATTGGTATCCGCGGTGCCGGCGTGGCGGTCGGCGCAGGTGAAGGCAAGGGAATTGCTCGGCGAGGAAGGTGTCACCGCCATCGTCAGCGTGGCTAACAGCCTTCCTCCGGAAGAACTCGCAAGTCTCTGA
- a CDS encoding patatin-like phospholipase family protein: MLATAKAMQRAPLRVDLALQGGGAHGAFSWGVLDRLLEEPWLAIEGISGTSAGAMNAAVMAHGYAANGAAGAREALGAFWRKVSEAARFSPFQRGPLDVLFGRWTLDHSPVFVAMDMMARVFSPYNLNPTGANPLRAILAEAVDFGRLAASPIKLFVTATNVRTGRGRVFRNGELTPDVLLASACLPTLFQAVEIDGEAYWDGGYAGNPTITPLVRECISQDTILVQINPVERAGTPRSAREILNRINEVSFNAVLLKELKMIALLRKVAQVEDDEGARWASMRIHRVASDTMTDLGYSSKLNAEWEFLTMLHNEGRRSAEAFLDAHGDDLGHRSSLDLDILLEGV; encoded by the coding sequence ATGCTAGCAACCGCGAAGGCAATGCAACGGGCCCCACTCCGCGTCGACCTTGCCCTTCAGGGCGGCGGCGCCCATGGTGCTTTTTCCTGGGGCGTGCTCGATCGCCTTCTGGAGGAGCCATGGCTGGCGATCGAGGGGATTTCCGGCACCTCGGCCGGAGCGATGAACGCGGCGGTCATGGCGCACGGCTATGCCGCCAACGGCGCCGCAGGCGCTCGCGAGGCCTTGGGGGCATTCTGGCGCAAAGTATCGGAGGCGGCGCGCTTTAGTCCCTTCCAACGCGGCCCCCTCGATGTCTTATTCGGTCGCTGGACGCTCGACCACTCGCCGGTTTTCGTGGCGATGGACATGATGGCGCGGGTGTTCTCGCCTTACAATCTCAACCCTACCGGCGCCAACCCGCTCCGCGCCATACTGGCGGAAGCCGTCGATTTCGGGCGGCTCGCGGCCAGTCCGATCAAGCTGTTCGTGACGGCAACGAATGTCCGCACCGGCCGCGGCCGCGTGTTCCGTAACGGCGAGCTGACCCCGGACGTGCTGCTTGCTTCCGCGTGCCTGCCGACGCTGTTTCAAGCGGTCGAGATCGATGGCGAGGCCTATTGGGACGGCGGCTACGCCGGCAACCCAACGATCACGCCGCTGGTTCGCGAATGCATATCGCAGGACACCATTCTCGTGCAGATCAACCCGGTTGAAAGGGCTGGTACACCTCGGTCCGCGCGCGAGATCCTCAATCGCATCAACGAAGTCTCCTTCAACGCGGTCCTTTTGAAAGAACTGAAGATGATTGCCCTGCTTCGGAAGGTAGCGCAGGTGGAGGATGACGAGGGCGCGCGCTGGGCGTCGATGCGCATCCACCGTGTCGCAAGCGACACCATGACCGACCTCGGTTACTCCTCGAAGCTCAATGCGGAATGGGAGTTTCTGACCATGCTGCACAACGAGGGACGCAGGTCCGCCGAGGCCTTCCTGGACGCCCATGGCGACGATCTCGGCCACCGCTCGTCGCTCGATCTCGATATCTTGCTGGAGGGGGTCTGA
- a CDS encoding GntP family permease, with amino-acid sequence MGLLGILIGLGLLIWLAFRGWSVLLLAPLGALVAALFAREPVLAHWTLTFMNSAAGFFAQFFPLFLLGALFGKLMEDSGSITAIADFMMRRLGKDHAILAVVIAGSLVTYGGVSLFVAFFVLAPMAQELFRSSGIPRRLMPAAIVLGTSTFTMSALPGTPSIQNAIPMPFFGTTPFAAPGLGIFASAIMLCFGLWWLRHVAAAARMSGEGFGEGAPATPERLASDDQLRERATVGREFDPAEIAHGRHSEAGPPILVAMLPLAVVVLVNLSMTLLILPALDLGFLADDRWGGVSRSAVSGVWAVVTALAAAVATVVALNFRRLPTLRATMDAGANASVLPAVAVASLVGFGAVVAAMPAFAIVRDWVLGIGGGPLVSIAVATNILAALTGSASGGLTIALDALGSTYLMRAQETGLDPALLHRVAVIGAGTLDSLPHNGAVVTLLAVCGSTHGESYRDIVVVGIIGAILALSAVIVLGTIFGSF; translated from the coding sequence GTGGGGCTTCTCGGTATTCTGATTGGGCTCGGGCTTTTGATCTGGCTCGCCTTCCGGGGCTGGAGTGTCCTGCTGCTGGCGCCGTTAGGCGCCCTCGTTGCCGCGCTCTTTGCCCGCGAACCGGTGCTGGCGCACTGGACGCTGACCTTCATGAACAGCGCCGCAGGTTTTTTCGCTCAGTTCTTTCCGCTGTTCCTGCTCGGTGCACTCTTCGGCAAGCTGATGGAGGATAGCGGTTCAATAACCGCCATCGCCGATTTCATGATGCGGCGACTGGGAAAGGACCACGCCATCCTCGCCGTCGTCATCGCCGGTTCGCTGGTCACCTATGGCGGTGTGAGCCTCTTTGTCGCCTTCTTCGTCCTCGCTCCGATGGCGCAGGAGCTGTTCCGGTCGAGCGGAATTCCGCGGCGGCTGATGCCTGCGGCGATCGTGCTTGGAACGTCCACTTTCACGATGTCGGCATTGCCGGGAACGCCATCGATACAGAATGCCATCCCGATGCCCTTCTTCGGCACGACGCCGTTTGCGGCGCCAGGTCTCGGCATCTTCGCTTCGGCCATCATGCTTTGCTTCGGCCTGTGGTGGCTTCGTCACGTCGCGGCGGCTGCGCGCATGTCTGGCGAAGGGTTCGGGGAGGGCGCGCCCGCGACACCCGAACGTCTCGCGTCCGACGACCAGCTGCGCGAACGCGCCACGGTCGGCAGGGAATTCGATCCGGCCGAGATCGCGCACGGCCGACACAGCGAGGCGGGACCGCCAATCCTGGTCGCTATGCTGCCGCTCGCTGTGGTTGTCCTTGTCAATCTCAGCATGACGCTGTTGATCCTGCCGGCGCTTGATCTCGGGTTTCTTGCGGATGATCGCTGGGGAGGGGTTTCGCGCTCCGCGGTCAGCGGTGTATGGGCCGTCGTCACGGCGCTGGCAGCCGCGGTCGCGACGGTCGTCGCGTTGAATTTCCGCCGACTGCCGACATTGCGCGCGACGATGGACGCAGGCGCCAACGCGTCCGTCCTTCCGGCGGTCGCCGTCGCCAGTCTGGTCGGCTTTGGAGCGGTTGTCGCGGCGATGCCCGCCTTTGCGATCGTGCGCGACTGGGTGCTCGGTATCGGTGGAGGGCCACTCGTTTCGATCGCGGTGGCCACGAATATCCTGGCGGCGCTCACCGGCTCTGCCTCCGGCGGTCTTACGATCGCCCTCGACGCGCTTGGAAGCACCTACCTGATGCGCGCACAGGAAACAGGTCTGGATCCTGCACTGTTGCACCGTGTCGCGGTCATCGGGGCAGGTACACTGGATAGCCTGCCCCACAACGGGGCAGTCGTTACCCTGCTTGCCGTTTGCGGGTCAACCCACGGAGAGAGTTACCGCGACATCGTCGTTGTCGGAATTATCGGAGCGATCCTTGCGCTGAGCGCGGTCATCGTTTTGGGGACCATTTTCGGCTCGTTCTGA
- a CDS encoding DHA2 family efflux MFS transporter permease subunit: protein MTTTVAVAPSHGRSEAGALLIAGIVLATLTEAIASTVLSLGRGDIIGDTYATPDEFAWLDVGYTSLKLIGFMTVPWLMGRINPLSLIIASTLAMGTACGIAAVTARLDLLIALRMIQGFSGATLLVGGQAIIFLAYPRSRQPILQALFAMGSVVAPATIAPALQGWLLDSQSWTWIFFSVVPVALAAAGLLMVADSPTPVRTAHRPFDWIGFSLISITLFCFTYVLSQGSRWDWFEEPRILWLTVIGAAALLAFLGQQELAKGQGLLDFTLFKSDDFLFAFIVSFVAGAALFGSAYLIPSFAVSVLAFTPTDAGQLLLPSGALFVGALLIAAFLMQVRHVPPFATVPFGILMIMIAMWMLSGSTVESGAADMMAAILLRGFGLGFLFLSITLIAFSKLDSRNLASGIGLFNTGRQLGGLIGVAALQTLIDHNVAGNVAVLGASVTGGRSAVIERLATTTAMLSAKGMDAAVAGRAATSLLGRAVTGQSTVIAFDTAFNAVALLFVFAAPVLVGIKIGIARYGKVRAARLLETRERSQDPLSGVEANGGSVATFPFAEVSERAENGPQNDDRAQRKDRSDNSDNDDVAVTLSVG, encoded by the coding sequence ATGACCACCACCGTCGCCGTAGCACCGAGCCACGGCAGGTCTGAGGCAGGGGCCCTTCTCATTGCGGGCATCGTGCTTGCCACGCTGACCGAGGCGATCGCCAGCACGGTCCTTTCGCTCGGGCGCGGCGACATCATCGGCGACACATATGCCACCCCCGATGAGTTCGCCTGGCTGGATGTCGGCTACACCTCTCTCAAGCTGATCGGATTCATGACCGTTCCCTGGCTGATGGGCCGTATCAATCCGCTGAGCCTCATCATCGCCTCGACGCTCGCCATGGGCACGGCGTGCGGCATTGCCGCCGTCACGGCGCGGCTGGACCTGCTGATCGCGCTGCGCATGATTCAAGGCTTCTCCGGCGCCACCCTGCTCGTCGGCGGCCAGGCGATCATTTTTCTCGCCTATCCACGATCCCGCCAGCCGATCCTTCAGGCACTGTTTGCGATGGGGTCCGTTGTCGCGCCCGCCACGATCGCCCCGGCGCTTCAGGGGTGGCTGCTCGACAGCCAGTCCTGGACGTGGATCTTCTTCAGCGTCGTTCCGGTCGCGCTAGCGGCTGCCGGGCTCCTGATGGTCGCAGACAGCCCGACGCCGGTCAGGACGGCGCACCGCCCGTTTGACTGGATCGGCTTCTCGCTGATCTCCATCACGCTTTTCTGCTTCACCTACGTCCTCAGCCAAGGCAGCCGATGGGACTGGTTCGAGGAACCCCGCATCCTGTGGCTGACTGTGATCGGTGCGGCAGCTCTGCTGGCATTCCTCGGCCAGCAGGAGTTGGCAAAGGGCCAAGGCCTGCTCGATTTCACCTTGTTCAAATCGGACGATTTTCTCTTCGCCTTTATCGTCAGTTTTGTTGCCGGCGCCGCATTGTTCGGGAGCGCGTACCTGATCCCGTCGTTTGCCGTGTCCGTCCTCGCCTTCACCCCCACCGATGCCGGGCAGTTGTTGTTGCCGAGCGGCGCGCTGTTCGTCGGCGCACTCCTCATTGCCGCCTTTCTCATGCAGGTCCGCCACGTTCCTCCGTTCGCCACCGTGCCCTTTGGCATCCTGATGATCATGATTGCGATGTGGATGCTCTCCGGATCGACCGTCGAAAGCGGCGCGGCTGACATGATGGCGGCGATTCTGCTGCGCGGGTTCGGCCTTGGCTTCCTGTTTCTCTCGATCACCCTGATCGCCTTCAGCAAGCTCGACAGCCGAAATCTCGCCTCCGGGATCGGTCTCTTCAATACGGGTCGCCAGCTTGGTGGCCTCATCGGGGTCGCCGCACTCCAGACGCTGATCGACCATAACGTCGCCGGCAATGTCGCGGTCCTCGGCGCCAGCGTCACTGGGGGGCGCTCCGCGGTCATCGAGCGCCTGGCGACCACGACAGCCATGCTGAGCGCGAAAGGGATGGACGCGGCAGTCGCAGGCCGGGCAGCGACGAGCCTTCTCGGCCGGGCCGTGACAGGCCAGTCCACCGTGATCGCCTTCGACACGGCCTTCAACGCGGTCGCCCTGCTGTTTGTCTTCGCGGCACCCGTGCTGGTGGGCATCAAGATCGGCATCGCCCGGTACGGGAAAGTGCGCGCTGCGCGGTTGCTAGAGACACGGGAGCGTAGCCAAGACCCGCTGTCAGGGGTTGAAGCCAACGGCGGCTCAGTCGCGACCTTCCCTTTCGCGGAAGTATCAGAACGAGCCGAAAATGGTCCCCAAAACGATGACCGCGCTCAGCGCAAGGATCGCTCCGATAATTCCGACAACGACGATGTCGCGGTAACTCTCTCCGTGGGTTGA
- a CDS encoding HlyD family secretion protein — MAQLNKKKVVGLALCLGAVVVVAGGWAWARSSGSTSTDNAYVRGDVTSLAPKVAGYVMAVEVKDNQTVRPGDVLFRIDDRDYRARLAQAEANVAAAEAHLTNVDAETELQHAMIRQAEAQRRSSVAELDLATKAYDRRRELIRSNTISQAHVDESDAARTRAEASVSAAAATLEAQQQRIAVLAAQRQAAVAAVAQARAARGLAEIDFESTVVRAPVGGVIGNRQVRIGRFVAPGVPLLDIVPVNDVWIVANFKETQIEHIQPGQRVRITVDGYPNGALEGVVDSFAPGSGSAFSLLPADNATGNFVRVVQRVPVKIRFASNPMPGRLVPGLSARVAVDTGSDP, encoded by the coding sequence GTGGCGCAACTCAACAAGAAAAAGGTGGTCGGCTTGGCGCTGTGCCTCGGCGCCGTGGTCGTCGTGGCGGGCGGCTGGGCCTGGGCCCGTTCGAGCGGCTCGACGTCGACCGACAACGCTTATGTCCGCGGGGACGTTACTTCGCTCGCCCCAAAGGTCGCGGGCTACGTCATGGCGGTAGAGGTCAAGGACAACCAAACGGTCCGGCCGGGTGACGTCCTGTTCCGCATCGACGATCGCGACTATCGCGCGCGGCTTGCACAGGCGGAGGCCAATGTCGCAGCGGCCGAGGCGCACCTCACCAATGTCGATGCGGAGACAGAGCTCCAGCACGCCATGATTCGCCAGGCCGAGGCCCAGCGGCGTTCGTCTGTTGCCGAACTGGATCTGGCGACCAAGGCCTATGACCGCCGCCGCGAACTCATCCGCAGCAACACCATCAGCCAGGCCCATGTCGATGAAAGCGACGCGGCGCGAACGAGAGCCGAGGCAAGCGTATCGGCTGCCGCCGCAACGCTGGAGGCGCAGCAACAACGCATCGCCGTCCTTGCCGCCCAGCGCCAGGCGGCCGTCGCTGCCGTGGCGCAGGCACGGGCCGCGCGCGGCCTCGCTGAGATCGATTTCGAGAGCACCGTGGTCCGAGCGCCTGTCGGCGGCGTTATCGGCAACCGTCAGGTCCGCATCGGCCGGTTTGTTGCGCCCGGCGTCCCCCTGCTCGATATCGTTCCGGTCAACGATGTGTGGATCGTAGCGAATTTCAAGGAAACCCAGATCGAACATATCCAACCCGGTCAGCGCGTCCGCATCACCGTCGACGGCTATCCTAACGGGGCGCTTGAAGGCGTGGTCGACAGCTTTGCGCCCGGTAGCGGGTCGGCCTTCAGCTTGCTCCCCGCAGACAATGCAACCGGGAACTTCGTTCGCGTCGTCCAGCGCGTTCCGGTGAAGATCCGGTTTGCCAGCAATCCCATGCCCGGCCGGCTCGTGCCCGGCCTGTCCGCTCGCGTCGCGGTGGATACGGGAAGCGACCCATGA